The Sporosarcina sp. Te-1 DNA window AGGAAAACCGCGGTAAGAAGTAAAAGCGCCACACCGTATGCGGCTCTACTCGGAATTGAAATAACGCCACAAATCAGGAAGAGCGTTGATACGAAGTAAAGAATATGAATAACGAGCGCTTCCGTTGCTGTGAATGAAACGGGAATGTCAGAAATCATAATTGTTTGCAGCATGAATGTTACGAATCCGATTAAACTGCCGAGCACGAATGTAAATCCCACAAACACCAGCCTTGCAATTTTCATGCAGACCACTCCTTCACCTTCTGTTTCATTTTAGACGCTCCTTTTCAATTTTCGGTTTCAACATTGCCTTGAATAACCCGACCCCATTTGTACATGCTAATAATGCTTTTAGAAAGGGTGTGCTGCGGATGAAAAAGGATTGGATGCCGGAGGAGACGCCACTTGCCGAGCTGACAGATGTGCAGCTGGAGGCGCTCGGCGCAATGGAGAAGGAACTGGGAGTGACACTCGTTGCGTATGAAAATACGGACGACGGGAAGACAAATGTGTTTAAAGGATAAAGGGCTGCGGAGGCAGTCCTTTTCTAATGCAGGGAGATAGTAATTGAGAAAGAACGACTTGGAGCTTCTAGTTTGACCAGCATACTTATGGCTCTACCAGCTCTTGTGCCTGTCGGATGATGTCATAATCACTTTCGTCTGCTGGTACATAGCCAACATGCCCGAAGAGCGTACGCATAAGCTGGCGGCCTTGTTTTGATTCGCCTAACGAAAGAAATGCCTGCCGGATGGACTCCTGCCACTCATCCGTCATGTCCGGACGGACGGCAATTGCATCAGTGGGTATTCGATTCTCAGTCTCCAATTGGACGAGCCCCTGCGCGGGTACCGTTTCAACGGCGAACAGAGCGTCCGCTTTCCCGTTTTTTACCGCCTTGATGCCCTGCGCATCACTATCCACTCCAAGAAGCGTAATGTCTTTCTGAATGTCAATGCCCGCTTTGGCCAAGTCACCGAGCTGCACCACGTCCTTACCCTCTTGGGTAGCAATCGTCTTACCAACAAGGTCTTGGAGTGAAGAGAAGCCGCTTGATTTCTCGAACAACACCTGTCCTTTCAACGAGGTTACGTTCTTTTTTGGGTTGCCTATAGACAGCTGAGGCTGTAAGATGACTGTCGCCTCTCTTAACTTATTCGCTTCTACATAATCATAAGGCTGCATCATCACAACGTCCGATTTCTTCGAGCGAATGTCTTTGCCGGCTGTATTATAATTAGGAACGATCGTCAGCTCGACAGGAATGCCTAGCT harbors:
- a CDS encoding phosphate/phosphite/phosphonate ABC transporter substrate-binding protein, whose translation is MRQIAFICLASAMLISLSACGFIKSVHDQSSTSPYEPEALQIQFVSVQEDEEQVNALADLLAKELGIPVELTIVPNYNTAGKDIRSKKSDVVMMQPYDYVEANKLREATVILQPQLSIGNPKKNVTSLKGQVLFEKSSGFSSLQDLVGKTIATQEGKDVVQLGDLAKAGIDIQKDITLLGVDSDAQGIKAVKNGKADALFAVETVPAQGLVQLETENRIPTDAIAVRPDMTDEWQESIRQAFLSLGESKQGRQLMRTLFGHVGYVPADESDYDIIRQAQELVEP